The following nucleotide sequence is from Fusarium graminearum PH-1 chromosome 1, whole genome shotgun sequence.
CTTCCAGGAACCATTCATAAACACTTTGTCCTCCCCTCTTGTAGCCAGcctttttctccctcttctcttccatcttcattccatccatcaccCTCCTATCTCACAACATCATTTTATCTGCCTACCAGACTGGTTTCTGTTGGCTCCAATTGTGTCTGATACATAAACATTTTACCTAAGGTGAGCTTCAATCATGCATGATAAAACAGTCACAGCTATTATCAATGCCCCTCATCTCTGTTTCAAGCATCCGTGTCGACCTAGCAATCGATAGCACAACACGGGAGAGCAAGCTACCTACACCTACACTGCACCTCAGCTTAGGTTGAGCTccccccccctccccctccaacccctcctccaccttAACCACCCCTCCCTCACCGATTGGAAGAAAACCCCCACCAAAAATTCCTGAGAGCTGGTTCAATTCGGTTTGGGTTGGTTTTGGTATTGGTTGTGatgagcaacaacaaccagccAGCCGCTGGGCGCTGTTGAGGCATATTCCACCTGCTGGGTGACGCGCACTGGCGCCGCTTTGCCCAGCACTGCTCAGCTCGTCAGGCGCGGTTGCTACCTGTCTTAAGGTACCTTGACTGAGGTGTGCATGGTACTGCCCGTTGAAGCGCCGGCCGTCCCATCGGTAGAACCTTCTACGCCCTGACTGCTATATaatttcttcctcttcctcttctcctctttttctttctctttcaccTTCATCCTTCACCTTTTATCCCTAAAGGCAAAAAACTAATCCAACAACCCACTTAGAATACATACCAACAAGTCAACATGGCTATCAAGAAGGTCTTCGCCCGCTCCGTCTACGACTCCCGTGGAAACCCCACCGTCGAGGTCGACGTCGTCACCGAGACTGGCCTCCACCGTGCCATCGTTCCCTCCGGCGCCTCTACCGGTTCGTCACGACCTCACCTGTCCACCCTCCGTATGCACTAGCTAAGTTTACAATCATATAGGCCAGCACGAGGCTTGCGAGCTCCGAGATGGCGACAAGTCTAAGTGGAACGGCAAGGGTgtcaccaaggctgtcgagaaCGTCAACACCGTCATTGCCCCCGCTCTGATTGAGAAGAacctcgatgtcaaggaccaGTCCGCTGTTGATGCTTTCCTCAACGAGCTCGATGgtaccaccaacaagaccaagcttggTGCCAACGCCATCCTTGGTGTTTCTCTGGCCGTTGCCAAGGCCGGTGCCGCTGAGAAGGTAAGCTGCAGATATACACCGTTCCGTTTGTATTTCGAACCATTGTGCTAACGTCGTTACAGGGCGTTCCTCTGTACGCTCACGTCTCCGACCTCGCCGGAACCAAGAAGCCCTATGTCCTCCCCGTTCCCTTCATGAACGTCCTCAACGGTGGTTCCCACGCTGGTGGCCGCCTCGCCTTCCAGGAGTTCATGATTGTCCCTACGTACGTGCCCTGATTCTGCAAGCGAGGTAACACATTGCTGACGCGACTACAGTGACGCCCCTACTTTCTCTGAGGCTCTCCGCCAGGGTGCTGAGGTCTACCAGGCTCTTAAGGGTCTTGCCAAGAAGCGATACGGCCAGTCCGCCGGCAACGTCGGTGACGAGGGTGGTGTTGCCCCTGATATCCAGactgctgaggaggctctCGAGCTCATCACCGACGCCATTGAGCAGGCTGGCTACACCGGCCAGATGAAGATTGCCATGGACGTCGCCTCCAGTGAGTTCTACAAGGAGTCCGAGAAGAAGTACGATCTCGACTTCAAGAACCCCGAGTCCGACCCCACCAAGTGGATCACCTACGAGGAGCTCGCCAACATGTACTCTGAGCTCTGCAAGAAGTACCCCATCGTCTCCATCGAGGACCCCTTCGCTGAGGACGACTGGGAGGCTTGGAGCTACTTCTCCAAGACCCAGGACATCCAGGTTGTCGGTGATGATCTGACTGTCACCAACCCTCTCcgcatcaagaaggccatcgaGCTCAAGTCTTGCAAcgctctccttctcaaggtcaaccagATTGGTACCCTGACCGAGTCCAtccaggctgccaaggactCTTACGCCGACGGCTGGGGTGTCATGGTCTCTCACCGATCCGGTGAGACTGAGGACGTCACCATCGCCGACATTGCTGTCGGTCTCCGTGCTGGCGAGATCAAGACCGGTGCTCCTGCCCGATCTGAGCGTCTCGCCAAGCTCAACCAGATCCTCCGcattgaggaggagctcGGTGACCAGGCTATCTACCCTGGTAAGGACTTCCGCAAGTCTGTTAACCTGTAAATGATGGTTACCGGATGGGTGGAACAAAAAGCCTTGTGATGATTATGATGCCTTTGGGTCTTCAGCCAGGACGCGTGAGACCATATACCAGGATGGCAAATTGAAAGTAATAGAGGCAAAAATAGTAAAAGCCAACTGATCAATTAATTAAACTTTGATTGAAGTATGACATGCCGTTCCCCTTGGTGACTGTGCCCAATGATGATCGGTCTagtttccatcttccatgaAGATATTTACCTAGGTAGCTATAAAACGTTCTCTAACCGTTTGATGGTAGTCTAGATGCTACATTGTATGGAGGCTTTGTTGTGGCTTGTGCTGTGGTGGCCACAGGTGGCTGTTTCTACAGCAACAAGGTCATTGGCGCATCGTTGAATCAACATTATGCGACCATCCCACTTAAATCGTTAGcccttcaacaacaaccacacTGACCGATTGCGAGTGTTTGGCATAAACGAACACCTCATTAGAGGAGATACTAACCCATCATGTCAGGCTCAGGAGACCTCGTCGACTTCGACTTGATTGAAGGCCAGAAAGAAAACATTCAGTCCTTGCCAGGCGGTCGTTCAGCAAAGAAACTCGCCCAGCTATactcaccatcaccacttcACAAGCAATCGACACCTACCCCTTCGGATACACGCAATGTCAACGACTGTATCCGTGCCGAATTTGAACAGGAAGTTGAAAACATCGCCGAGTCAGACGATCCCCTCGACGTCTTCGAGCGTTATGTGCGATGGACACTAGATGCCTACCCCTCAGCACAAGCAACACCAGAGTCACAACTTCACACTCTGCTTGAGCGCGCAACCAAGACTTTCATCGGCTCAGCACAATATAAAAACGATCCTCGATATCTTAAACTCTGGGTTTATTATAttcacttcttctctgaAACCCCACGCGAGACATACATGTTTCTTTCACGCCATGGAATAGGAGAGTCTCTTGCCCTCTTCTACGAGGAGTATGCTGCCTGGCTTGAGGGTGCCGGTCGATGGGCACAAGCTGAGGAGGTGTACAAGCTGGGCATCGAGCGTGAAGCTCGACCTGCGCCACGCCTCTTGCGTAAATTCAAAGAATTCGAGGAACGCGTTGCGCAGCAGCCAGATGTTATGAACGAACCCTCGTCTCCGGCATTGCCCGCCATGCGACCAGCACTTGCTTCCAAGGTTGACccttttgctgctgctcgtgAAGCAGACCCCCAAGCACAACGATCATCAAGTAGTGGGGCAGCAAAGCCTGCAAAGGCTAAGATGGCGATCTTCTCCGATGCTGATGCTCAACCCTCTGCCATGTCATCCATGGGCGCTGGGTCAAAGGGCTGGGATAGTATCGGTTCACTAGCGGAccgaaagaaagaaaacacTATAGAGGCCAAGCCTTGGGCTGGAGAGACGCTGCAAgctggtggaaagaagagtGCAGCCCCCAAGATGTCGGTGTTCAGGGATGCGGTAAGTCAATCCTCTTTCCCCTGATTCGTCCACATGTTGATGATCATAGGACTAATGTATGGTTATGATTTGTTATGATTGAATAGTCCCTTTCGCAAATTCAGAATATCGTTGTTGTTCCGTCAAAGCATCAGATCTCCCTTCATCCGCAAACCGGGAAGAAGGAGCGTGTTTTTGTTGACCTCGCAGCTATTTATCCAGCTCCTGAAGAGATTGGCACCGAACTCAGCTTCGAGGAGATCATGGCTGCGAATCGTGGTTGGCTCGGCCACAGCTGGGAGGACGAGACGTTTGATAAGAACCTCGTCTCTCGACCTGCTGTACCTCTTGAAATTGAAGAAATCAGCAATGGTATGGGAGAAAAACTGATGATTCATCAAGatgctgttgacaagatctctATTCACAGAGACTCTGGTGATAAATTGATGATTCGCCCGGACCCTGTGGATAAACTCGTTGTCCATCAGGATTCGTCCACCAAGTTATCAATTCACAGGGACAATGTGCAATATGACGAGAACGGCAGAACTATTGAGCAACCTCGAGCACCACGCGGCAGtaagaagaaaaagatgatggaagccaaCGAGACCCAAATCAGTAAGTCAGCCTATCCAATAAGCACCATGATTAGCCTAACAATTCAATAGTCAAGGCAAAGCTCGATTCGCCCTCCAGGCcgaagctcaagaagaagaacaccTCTGAGC
It contains:
- a CDS encoding enolase, which produces MAIKKVFARSVYDSRGNPTVEVDVVTETGLHRAIVPSGASTGQHEACELRDGDKSKWNGKGVTKAVENVNTVIAPALIEKNLDVKDQSAVDAFLNELDGTTNKTKLGANAILGVSLAVAKAGAAEKGVPLYAHVSDLAGTKKPYVLPVPFMNVLNGGSHAGGRLAFQEFMIVPTDAPTFSEALRQGAEVYQALKGLAKKRYGQSAGNVGDEGGVAPDIQTAEEALELITDAIEQAGYTGQMKIAMDVASSEFYKESEKKYDLDFKNPESDPTKWITYEELANMYSELCKKYPIVSIEDPFAEDDWEAWSYFSKTQDIQVVGDDLTVTNPLRIKKAIELKSCNALLLKVNQIGTLTESIQAAKDSYADGWGVMVSHRSGETEDVTIADIAVGLRAGEIKTGAPARSERLAKLNQILRIEEELGDQAIYPGKDFRKSVNL